One Oryza brachyantha chromosome 3, ObraRS2, whole genome shotgun sequence DNA segment encodes these proteins:
- the LOC102699486 gene encoding tubulin alpha-1 chain, producing MRECISIHIGQAGIQVGNACWELYCLEHGIQADGQMPSDKTVGGGDDAFNTFFSETGAGKHVPRAVFVDLEPTVIDEVRTGGYRQLFHPEQLISGKEDAANNFARGHYTIGKEIVDLCLDRIRKLADNCTGLQGFLVFNAVGGGTGSGLGSLLLERLSVDYGKKSKLGFTVYPSPQVSTSVVEPYNSVLSTHSLLEHTDVAVLLDNEAIYDICRRSLDIERPTYTNLNRLVSQVISSLTASLRFDGALNVDVNEFQTNLVPYPRIHFMLSSYAPVISAEKAYHEQLSVAEITNSAFEPSSMMAKCDPRHGKYMACCLMYRGDVVPKDVNAAVATIKTKRTIQFVDWCPTGFKCGINYQPPSIVPGGDLAKVQRAVCMISNSTSVVEVFSRIDHKFDLMYAKRAFVHWYVGEGMEEGEFSEAREDLAALEKDYEEVGAEFDEGEDGDEGDEY from the exons GCTGATGGTCAGATGCCCAGTGACAAGACCGTTGGTGGAGGTGACGATGCATTCAACACCTTCTTCAGCGAGACTGGTGCTGGGAAGCATGTTCCCCGTGCTGTCTTTGTTGATCTTGAGCCTACTGTCATTGATGAGGTGAGGACTGGTGGCTACCGCCAGCTCTTCCACCCTGAGCAGCTCATCAGTGGCAAGGAGGATGCAGCCAACAACTTTGCCCGTGGTCACTACACCA TTGGCAAGGAGATTGTTGATCTGTGCCTTGACCGTATCAGGAAGCTTGCTGACAACTGCACTGGTCTCCAAGGTTTCCTTGTGTTCAATGCTGTTGGAGGTGGAACTGGCTCTGGTCTTGGTTCCCTCCTCCTGGAGCGCCTCTCTGTTGACTATGGCAAGAAGTCCAAGCTCGGGTTCACAGTGTACCCATCCCCTCAGGTCTCCACCTCTGTGGTTGAGCCATACAACAGTGTCCTCTCCACCCACTCCCTCCTTGAGCACACTGATGTTGCTGTCCTCCTTGATAACGAGGCCATCTATGATATATGCCGCCGCTCCCTTGACATCGAGCGCCCAACCTACACCAACCTCAACAGGCTTGTGTCTCAG GTTATCTCATCCTTGACCGCCTCCCTGAGGTTTGATGGTGCTCTCAATGTGGATGTCAACGAGTTCCAAACCAACCTTGTGCCCTACCCGAGGATCCACTTCATGCTTTCATCTTACGCCCCAGTGATCTCTGCCGAGAAGGCCTACCATGAGCAGCTCTCCGTCGCTGAAATCACCAACAGCGCCTTCGAGCCATCCTCCATGATGGCCAAGTGCGACCCTCGCCACGGCAAGTACATGGCATGCTGCCTCATGTACCGTGGTGATGTGGTCCCCAAGGACGTGAACGCCGCTGTCGCCACCATCAAGACCAAGCGCACCATCCAGTTCGTCGACTGGTGCCCGACCGGGTTCAAGTGCGGCATCAACTACCAGCCGCCCAGCATCGTCCCCGGCGGCGACCTGGCCAAGGTGCAGAGGGCCGTGTGCATGATCTCCAACTCCACCAGCGTCGTCGAGGTCTTCTCCCGCATTGACCACAAGTTCGACCTCATGTACGCCAAGCGCGCCTTCGTCCACTGGTACGTGGGTGAGGGCATGGAGGAGGGCGAGTTCTCCGAGGCTCGCGAGGACCTGGCCGCGCTCGAGAAGGACTATGAGGAGGTCGGCGCTGAGTTCGACGAGGGTGAGGACGGCGAT